CGAGTTTTCTGCAgtgatgaagttgaagataTTCCAGTCTTTTATTGTGATGAGGATGTCACTATTAATGGGGAGATACGTGAATATATGACTTTATTGGAAAGCGACAATTGGAAGTACAGGAAAGGCccaaaatttgaaatcCATTTGCAATCTGGAAATTATTCAATGACTGTTGAAAGAGGTATCATAGTTGAAAGCTCAATACCGGCACTGTTGGGTTGGAGTTTTCAAAGTTTTATTGACGGGATTTCAGACTTCAAGGATGTTGACGAGAAACTGATAACATAGATAATACAGATTTTGCATGTAAATACAAAAATTATTACAATATCAAAATTTTAGGTTATTTGCTTGCATTTGGTGACCTCATGCTCCTGTGGCAATCCGTAGGAGAAATCTTCCACGTACAAAATTCCCTTTCGATCCAAGATATATAACTTATGCCCATCCGCACTGAATTTTAATGCAGCTGACTCGTGTGCTCGATAAGCATCGGCGACCATGTCCACCAGAACTATTCTTCTCTTTTCACTATCCATCATCGTTGGCGAGAACATAATGTAAACCGAGCCATTCCGGTTTAAAAACGCTATTGAGTCGTTACGCGGCGATATCTCGCATTTGTGTATTTTTGATCCCAATTCGTCCAGCCTTATAAGCATTGTCGGCTGGGCAACTCTTTGCACCCCatcgatatcttgaatCTTGGTGTTGACCACAATTGGAGGAGCATTGAAAGCGGCAGAAGTCACGCACATCAAGCTAGGATTTCCTGGAAATAGTTTAACGTCTGTTATACCTTCTGATTCAAGTGAGCTGTCAATGGATCTTAAGCTTTTCATTATTAGTCTCGGTTCATTGAACTTCCTCAATGATATTATTAAGAAACGCGACTCGAAAGCTGTGGAGCATGACAAGTATAGACCATCGTCCGAGAACTGAAGAGTTTTTATGGGATCCCTGTACGGTAAAGTAATTGTACTAGGTGATAAAAACTCCGGTTCTGATGTGACCTTGTTTCGCTCGATCTTATGAAAAACGATCAGCGCCTGCTCAGCGCCCGTGTTTCTATCACGGCCTGTTATCCCGCATGCAATCATATTTGAGTTCGGATTGATGTCAATGCACCGGATTGGGAAACTGGAACCGTAGCTGTGTATCGGGAGACCCTGCTGGTTGAGATCGAAGACACGGAACCTGTTCTTCGAGCCTGAGATGATTAGATAATCGTTTGAAAGTTTGCAATGCAAGTGATCCCAGAGATCCTTTTGTAAAGGGTTATTTCCCTTGACCAGTAATACTGACATGTCAGTTGGGTAGGCCAGATGATCGAAATCTGGCCCATATTCCCCGGTAGATTTACCACAGAACAATAGGACGGGACTTTTATCGGGCAATATGGAATATACTTCCCACTTATGCTCCGTGATGAGCACGAACTTAGTGCAATCGGGCGATATCGCCATGCTAATGAATAATTTTGATTTGGTTCTTAGAAATTTCGCATGCGTGCTGAACTGCGACCTTTTTCGATATATGGGGAAACATTGTGCAAAATAGTActctttctcttcatcagagcTGATAGGTCGTGTCAGAGCTTCAAAGTTGTTCTTTACAGATGCACTAATTGAATTTTGCGATATCGGTATCGTACCCGTATTAGAAGCATTATCCAAAACTCGCATCTCTTCCAGATCATTCTCCAAGCCGCACTCGTTGCCATCTCGCTGACCGCTTCGCCGTCGACCCCGCGTAGAATCGGTCACATTCATAGGAAGCCCCGGCTGGCTTCCCAATTTGGAGGCAACCATATGAAATAAAGCCAACAAGCTTTTCTGGTTTCCTTGTCCCAGAGTGCCTTTCTGCGAGTTCTCTTCGCCTGTAACACCTTTGGCGGAATCCTCATCCGTTGCACTCTCTAGCTCTGATTCAACTCCGTAATCATTCTGTTCGAGCTTCCTGTACGCATTCTGTATTTGCTGGTACAGCTTTCTCAGCTGTTTAACAGGTCCAATAATTGTAGCGTCTCTGCAATCACACGTAGGGCATCGTACTTGATCCTGTCCCGTTCGTAAAATCATATCATTGTAAAGGGCATTTGAAAGGCAGCAGCCACACGACAACACTGAGCAATCATCGACTATGCCGTATCGCACTTTGCAAACATATTCTCGCGAAAACTCGTTAAGCTGACACGACTCAAGCGTCTTCGGTAGGAATAAATTTTGCTCCAACTCTTTCAGTACATTCAGTACATTCATGCTGGAGTCCCTTCCACCTATCGGCTCTGCAAATTCAACTTCTATTCCGTAAGAGTTTTGAGATCTCGATGACTACCTCGGTGCTTGACGAGCAGCCATAAGACTCCGAGACTGACGTGCAACAAAAGAAAAATCGGTGGATACAGTTGAATGGCAAGTTGAAGGCTGCATTAGAACCTAGAATGTTTGTAACTAGGCTTCCTGGCTTTGAACTGCTTTAACATTCAAATATGGGCTTTTCCGACTTTCTCCGATATGGCGCCCTATATTCTGCTTAATTTCACTCAAAAATCAACATTCCGACTCTCGGTAGCCAAGTTGGTTTAAGGCGCAAGACTGTAACTGTTCAAGTAATCTTGAGATCGGGCGTTCGAATCGCCCCCGGGAGATATTTTTTTATAACGAGCATTGCTACTCTAGTACACGGATGTAGCAATCGCAGAGTCATGTCTAATGTCGCTGTAGGCGTCAGATGCATTTTTGGCAATTTGGCAACTAGACGGATTCTTCGAGCTTGCTTCTGGGAATTGGTATTTTTTCCTAATTAGGCGAAGTCGTAAACAAGAGTATCTGGCCAGGACTCGACACAAGTGAAAAATCGATCCATCAAGTTGACTAACGGCCAGCTTTGGTAGCGATTGTTGATGATTCGAAGGAGTTTATCGCTTGAATCGAGGCTAGCTCCCGTTA
The nucleotide sequence above comes from Torulaspora globosa chromosome 6, complete sequence. Encoded proteins:
- the PTR3 gene encoding Ptr3p (ancestral locus Anc_1.348) translates to MNVLNVLKELEQNLFLPKTLESCQLNEFSREYVCKVRYGIVDDCSVLSCGCCLSNALYNDMILRTGQDQVRCPTCDCRDATIIGPVKQLRKLYQQIQNAYRKLEQNDYGVESELESATDEDSAKGVTGEENSQKGTLGQGNQKSLLALFHMVASKLGSQPGLPMNVTDSTRGRRRSGQRDGNECGLENDLEEMRVLDNASNTGTIPISQNSISASVKNNFEALTRPISSDEEKEYYFAQCFPIYRKRSQFSTHAKFLRTKSKLFISMAISPDCTKFVLITEHKWEVYSILPDKSPVLLFCGKSTGEYGPDFDHLAYPTDMSVLLVKGNNPLQKDLWDHLHCKLSNDYLIISGSKNRFRVFDLNQQGLPIHSYGSSFPIRCIDINPNSNMIACGITGRDRNTGAEQALIVFHKIERNKVTSEPEFLSPSTITLPYRDPIKTLQFSDDGLYLSCSTAFESRFLIISLRKFNEPRLIMKSLRSIDSSLESEGITDVKLFPGNPSLMCVTSAAFNAPPIVVNTKIQDIDGVQRVAQPTMLIRLDELGSKIHKCEISPRNDSIAFLNRNGSVYIMFSPTMMDSEKRRIVLVDMVADAYRAHESAALKFSADGHKLYILDRKGILYVEDFSYGLPQEHEVTKCKQIT